The following are encoded in a window of Roseimaritima ulvae genomic DNA:
- a CDS encoding GDSL-type esterase/lipase family protein, whose translation MRSLLLTVCLLSVLLPAAEAQDAPATTAADTSQKPVYAAYEAAASKRWESAIAALEKLDQQQTHPDDAVLFVGSSSIRLWDTLAEDMWPYDTIRRGYGGARYSDLAVFAKRLIEPHKYRALVLFVANDVTGGDQDRTPEEVAELLRYVIHVSRAHQPDAPVFVLEVTPTASRWKVWPEIREVNAAMRDVCLTEPNTYLVPTAEYFLDEENQPIEKLFRSDRLHLTHDGYKIWTEILKRRFEEVLQ comes from the coding sequence ATGCGCTCGCTGTTGCTTACCGTCTGTTTGTTATCGGTCTTGTTGCCGGCCGCCGAAGCACAAGATGCCCCGGCTACCACGGCGGCGGATACCTCTCAGAAGCCCGTCTATGCAGCCTACGAAGCGGCCGCGAGCAAACGCTGGGAGTCCGCCATTGCGGCTTTGGAAAAATTGGATCAGCAGCAAACGCATCCCGACGACGCGGTGCTGTTTGTGGGCAGCAGCAGCATCCGCTTGTGGGACACTTTGGCTGAAGACATGTGGCCCTATGACACGATTCGCCGCGGCTACGGCGGCGCCCGGTATTCGGATCTGGCCGTGTTCGCCAAACGCTTGATCGAGCCCCACAAGTATCGGGCCTTGGTATTGTTTGTCGCCAACGATGTGACCGGTGGCGACCAGGATCGCACGCCCGAGGAAGTCGCCGAATTGTTGCGGTACGTGATCCACGTCTCGCGAGCTCACCAGCCCGACGCGCCGGTGTTTGTGTTGGAGGTCACGCCGACGGCAAGCCGTTGGAAGGTGTGGCCGGAAATTCGTGAAGTCAACGCGGCGATGCGGGACGTTTGTTTGACCGAACCAAACACCTATCTGGTTCCCACGGCGGAGTATTTTCTGGACGAAGAAAACCAACCGATCGAAAAACTGTTTCGCAGCGATCGGCTGCATCTGACCCACGACGGCTACAAAATCTGGACGGAAATATTGAAGCGCCGATTTGAAGAAGTGTTGCAGTAG
- a CDS encoding type III secretion system chaperone, whose translation MTISLPRLPGWMLVTGFILHAGSLCTVRAGDDLFSNVSIDAPFAQADDSPDAPTSSAPRPARVTGASALTSLLEAADFQAKSVNTRVVATKIRRDKWNIPVRVSVFYDDDQLELALLLKALGNDYDEADVSPEKLLELMAASRNFAPAFFAYDAENKRIELRQRISNRGVTTASLKRQLERLADIAVDNEAAWNLSKAKSKTQTKNKTKTAATQPTTAPSAPQPGTSSLTVSALLGTWAADRGKKEAIAMKLDANGKFILAIAKGANTTRSNGTFSLSGQTLNLTGDDGTKLQGTVRLNGTKGFDLQLPGSKAIQFTKAN comes from the coding sequence ATGACAATCTCGCTGCCACGTTTACCGGGATGGATGCTGGTCACCGGTTTCATCTTGCATGCCGGGTCGCTTTGCACCGTTCGAGCCGGCGATGATTTGTTCTCCAACGTATCCATTGACGCGCCCTTCGCCCAAGCCGACGACAGCCCCGACGCGCCCACCTCATCCGCCCCTCGCCCAGCGCGGGTCACTGGCGCCTCGGCCTTGACCAGCCTGCTGGAAGCGGCAGATTTCCAAGCCAAATCGGTCAACACCCGCGTGGTGGCGACGAAGATCCGTCGCGACAAGTGGAACATTCCGGTTCGCGTCAGCGTGTTCTACGACGACGATCAACTGGAACTGGCCCTGCTGCTCAAGGCCCTGGGCAACGACTACGACGAAGCCGACGTGTCGCCGGAAAAACTGCTGGAACTGATGGCCGCCAGCCGCAACTTTGCGCCCGCCTTCTTTGCTTATGACGCCGAGAACAAACGCATCGAACTGCGGCAGCGGATCAGCAACCGCGGCGTCACCACGGCCAGCCTCAAACGCCAACTCGAACGCTTGGCCGACATCGCCGTCGACAACGAAGCGGCCTGGAACCTGTCCAAAGCCAAAAGCAAAACCCAAACTAAAAACAAAACCAAAACCGCGGCGACCCAACCCACCACCGCACCGAGCGCACCTCAACCGGGCACGTCCTCACTAACCGTTTCCGCTTTGCTGGGCACTTGGGCCGCGGACCGAGGAAAAAAAGAAGCCATCGCGATGAAGCTGGACGCCAATGGAAAATTCATTTTGGCGATCGCCAAAGGCGCCAACACAACGCGCTCCAACGGCACGTTTTCGCTGAGCGGTCAAACGTTGAATTTGACGGGCGACGATGGCACCAAACTGCAGGGCACAGTCCGCCTGAACGGCACCAAAGGCTTCGACCTGCAACTGCCCGGCAGCAAAGCCATCCAATTCACCAAAGCCAACTAA
- a CDS encoding SMI1/KNR4 family protein has translation MSDPAASSTERQRDWAGRFAGQYAVQLDATLTQWLGDEQWRQLGSGEFRAAATAEELLQDCPPVIWPGLMPPDALPILGNEYGDWLCLRIGGDDQVREIIHWYHGGGDWIPWGRTLPEAIAFQMIRDHLPGRHYRHADPAERIRRCDPNDPHYLWAQRHLPAETTRIIDTLLADQAPQAVMPLLEQLIATGVASVSLHAEAILRSLDTPLRQLARNMVAPLGVDWENEAIGWRFDADLVPRKHRAALAQILKVGEAELGGQDWERAGQHAASVAESRSDLGWAPLTLGWIAEKHGHVSAALQHYSRALPASVFADQSVRFRTQGNEEDKFSARRLAVLLKQHRDSALADNAEYWQVWSEASSSERPEAIADYWLRRAAQATERGDDSAAYDALVQSGWDLGRTSIRQYGPLLTQIAAAAQQAGQKARAAVAAAHLRCFEQRFPS, from the coding sequence TTGAGTGATCCCGCTGCCTCTTCGACTGAACGACAACGCGATTGGGCGGGGCGTTTTGCCGGCCAATACGCCGTACAGTTGGATGCTACGCTGACGCAGTGGCTGGGCGACGAGCAGTGGCGGCAACTGGGCAGCGGTGAATTTCGCGCAGCGGCCACGGCCGAGGAGCTCCTGCAGGACTGCCCGCCGGTGATCTGGCCGGGCCTGATGCCGCCCGATGCGTTGCCCATCCTGGGCAACGAATACGGCGACTGGCTGTGCCTGCGAATCGGCGGCGACGATCAGGTTCGCGAAATCATCCACTGGTACCACGGCGGCGGCGACTGGATTCCTTGGGGCCGGACGCTGCCCGAAGCGATCGCCTTCCAAATGATCCGCGATCACTTGCCCGGTCGACACTACCGCCATGCCGATCCCGCCGAACGGATCCGCCGCTGCGACCCGAATGATCCCCACTACCTGTGGGCTCAGCGGCATCTGCCGGCCGAGACCACTCGGATCATCGACACCCTGCTGGCCGACCAAGCTCCGCAAGCGGTTATGCCGCTACTGGAACAATTGATCGCCACCGGCGTGGCCTCCGTCTCCCTGCACGCCGAAGCCATCCTGCGGTCGCTCGACACGCCGCTGCGACAGCTGGCTCGCAACATGGTCGCGCCGCTGGGAGTCGACTGGGAAAACGAAGCCATCGGATGGCGATTCGATGCCGACCTGGTGCCTCGCAAGCATCGCGCTGCATTGGCTCAGATCCTAAAGGTCGGCGAAGCGGAACTGGGAGGCCAGGACTGGGAGCGGGCCGGACAACACGCTGCCAGCGTCGCGGAGAGCCGTAGCGACTTGGGCTGGGCGCCGCTGACCCTGGGCTGGATCGCGGAAAAACACGGCCACGTCTCAGCCGCTCTGCAGCATTATTCGCGAGCCTTGCCGGCCAGTGTGTTTGCCGACCAAAGCGTTCGCTTTCGCACCCAAGGCAACGAAGAGGACAAGTTCTCAGCGCGTCGTTTGGCGGTGCTGCTGAAGCAACATCGCGACTCGGCGCTGGCCGACAACGCCGAATACTGGCAGGTCTGGTCGGAGGCGTCTTCCAGCGAACGCCCCGAGGCCATCGCCGACTATTGGCTGCGCCGCGCTGCGCAAGCCACCGAGCGGGGTGATGACTCGGCCGCCTACGACGCTCTGGTGCAATCGGGCTGGGACCTGGGCCGAACCTCCATCCGCCAGTATGGTCCCTTGCTAACACAAATCGCCGCCGCAGCTCAGCAAGCCGGCCAAAAGGCGCGCGCGGCCGTCGCCGCGGCCCACCTGCGTTGCTTTGAGCAACGTTTTCCCTCCTAA
- a CDS encoding sugar phosphate isomerase/epimerase family protein: MKYGMNLLLWSGEVTEALLPTIEHLKAAGFDGVELPMFNLDLDYAGLGKKLDEIGLERTAVTIRNEEDNPISSDPAVRAKGVELNKKTLDCCAAAGIETLVGPYHSAIGYFSGAGPSDDEWKWGVESMQKTAEYAQQVGVKLGVEALNRFECYFLNTHADSTRFVREVDNPACGMMYDTFHSNIEEKDIAAAVRAGSDKLFHIHISENDRSTPGEGNIRWEENFDAIVGSGYDGWLVIEAFGLSLPEIAAATKIWRRMYKDEMTLATEGLRFMRDEIAKRS; the protein is encoded by the coding sequence ATGAAATACGGAATGAACCTGTTGCTGTGGTCGGGCGAAGTCACCGAAGCCCTGCTGCCGACGATCGAACACCTCAAAGCAGCCGGGTTTGACGGGGTGGAACTGCCCATGTTCAACCTTGATCTGGACTACGCCGGTTTGGGCAAGAAGCTGGACGAGATCGGTCTGGAACGGACCGCCGTGACGATCCGAAACGAGGAGGACAACCCGATTTCCAGCGATCCGGCCGTGCGAGCCAAGGGCGTGGAACTGAACAAAAAAACGCTCGATTGCTGTGCTGCGGCGGGGATCGAAACCCTGGTCGGTCCCTACCATTCGGCCATCGGATACTTTTCCGGAGCCGGCCCCAGCGACGACGAGTGGAAATGGGGCGTGGAAAGCATGCAAAAAACCGCCGAATACGCCCAACAGGTCGGCGTCAAACTGGGCGTCGAAGCCCTCAACCGCTTCGAATGCTACTTCCTCAACACCCACGCCGATTCGACGCGTTTTGTCCGTGAAGTCGACAATCCGGCCTGCGGCATGATGTACGACACCTTCCACTCTAATATCGAAGAGAAGGATATCGCTGCGGCGGTTCGCGCCGGCAGCGACAAGCTGTTCCACATCCATATCAGCGAAAACGACCGCAGCACCCCCGGCGAGGGCAACATCCGCTGGGAAGAAAACTTTGACGCCATTGTCGGTAGCGGGTATGACGGTTGGTTGGTGATCGAAGCCTTTGGGTTGTCGTTGCCCGAAATCGCCGCCGCCACGAAAATTTGGCGCCGGATGTACAAGGACGAAATGACCCTGGCTACCGAAGGCCTGCGCTTCATGCGGGACGAAATCGCCAAACGGTCCTGA